From Pogoniulus pusillus isolate bPogPus1 chromosome 17, bPogPus1.pri, whole genome shotgun sequence, the proteins below share one genomic window:
- the FAM174B gene encoding membrane protein FAM174B: protein MRSAVPLLLLSACVFLPALLPAVPGAHGSQEPAASSAAVNGSRLPAEPAGAPGNHSGAQLSPVPALLRDLSGLKAAVIGACTLTAALIACLLLRVFRSGKRIKKTRKYDIITTPAERVEMAPLNEEDDEDEDSTVFDVKYR, encoded by the exons ATGCGCTCCGCTGTcccgctgctgctcctctcgGCCTGCGTGTTCCTGCCGGCGCTGCTGCCGGCCGTGCCGGGCGCCCACGGCAGCCAGGAGCCGGCGGCAAGCTCGGCAGCCGTGAACGGCAGCCGCCTGCCCGCCGAGCCGGCCGGCGCGCCCGGTAACCACAGCGGGGCCCAGCTCAGCCCCGTGCCCGCGCTGCTCCGCGACCTCTCCGGGCTGAAGGCCGCCGTCATCGGGGCCTGCACCCTCACGGCCGCACTCATCGCCTGCCTTCTGCTCCGCGTATTCAG GTCTGGCAAGAGGATTAAGAAGACCAGGAAGTACGACATAATCACCACCCCAGCCGAGCGGGTGGAAATGGCTCCTCTGAACGAAGAAGATGATGAGGACGAGGACTCAACAGTGTTTGATGTGAAATACAG